Proteins encoded within one genomic window of Actinoplanes octamycinicus:
- a CDS encoding ABC transporter substrate-binding protein, producing the protein MTDADVEAALQAGGNLTVWAWEPTLTKVVADFQVKYPKVKVNLIKNGSGNDQYTALQNAIKAGTGVPDLAQIEYFALPQFALSKAVADLNTFGAKSLDGTFTPGPWTSVHAGDKIYGLPMDSGPMALFYNKEVFDKYGIQVPATWEEYAAAAEKLHKANPKSWITSDSGDAGFTTSMIWQAGGRPYRVDGTNVSINFDDAGTKKWTGLWQGLIDKKLLAPVPGWSDAWYKGLGDGTIASLVIGAWMPPNLESGVKAASGKWRVAPMPQWASGEKVTSENGGSSLAVTEASQNKTLAYGFMKYATVGDGAQSRTDEGAFPATTKQINADAFKSKEFPYLGGQKANEVLAEAAAQVATGWSYLPFQVYANSVYNDSVGKAYTGGSTLQDGLKAWQESSTKYGQEQGFTIR; encoded by the coding sequence GTGACGGATGCCGATGTCGAGGCGGCGCTGCAGGCCGGCGGCAACCTGACGGTGTGGGCCTGGGAGCCCACGCTGACCAAGGTCGTCGCCGACTTCCAGGTCAAGTACCCGAAGGTCAAGGTCAACCTGATCAAGAACGGCAGTGGCAACGACCAGTACACCGCGCTGCAGAACGCGATCAAGGCGGGCACCGGGGTGCCGGACCTCGCCCAGATCGAGTACTTCGCGCTGCCGCAGTTCGCGCTCTCCAAGGCGGTCGCCGACCTGAACACGTTCGGCGCCAAGTCGCTGGACGGCACGTTCACCCCCGGCCCGTGGACCTCGGTGCACGCCGGCGACAAGATCTACGGCCTGCCGATGGACTCCGGCCCGATGGCGCTGTTCTACAACAAGGAGGTCTTCGACAAGTACGGCATCCAGGTCCCGGCCACCTGGGAGGAGTACGCCGCGGCGGCCGAGAAGCTGCACAAGGCGAACCCGAAGTCCTGGATCACCAGCGACAGCGGCGACGCCGGCTTCACCACCAGCATGATCTGGCAGGCCGGCGGGCGGCCGTACCGGGTGGACGGCACGAACGTCTCGATCAACTTCGACGACGCGGGCACCAAGAAGTGGACCGGCCTCTGGCAGGGCCTGATCGACAAGAAGCTGCTCGCGCCGGTCCCCGGCTGGAGCGACGCCTGGTACAAGGGTCTCGGTGACGGCACCATCGCCAGCCTGGTGATCGGCGCCTGGATGCCGCCGAACCTGGAGTCCGGCGTGAAGGCCGCGTCCGGCAAGTGGCGGGTCGCCCCGATGCCGCAGTGGGCCTCCGGCGAGAAGGTCACCTCGGAGAACGGCGGCAGCTCGCTCGCCGTCACCGAGGCCAGCCAGAACAAGACCCTCGCCTACGGCTTCATGAAGTACGCCACGGTCGGCGACGGCGCGCAGAGCCGCACCGATGAGGGCGCGTTCCCGGCGACCACCAAGCAGATCAACGCGGACGCCTTCAAGAGCAAGGAGTTCCCCTACCTCGGCGGCCAGAAGGCCAACGAGGTGCTCGCCGAGGCCGCGGCCCAGGTCGCGACCGGTTGGTCGTACCTGCCGTTCCAGGTCTACGCGAACAGCGTCTACAACGACTCCGTCGGCAAGGCCTACACCGGCGGATCCACCCTGCAGGACGGGCTGAAGGCCTGGCAGGAGTCTTCCACCAAGTACGGCCAGGAACAGGGCTTCACCATCCGATGA
- a CDS encoding carbohydrate ABC transporter permease: MVAAPTIRPAARRQPRPAAVRIRKPKSWTLTALTTVMLLYTLLPLAWLVISASKTQEGLLSTFGLWFGGDFALFHNIGEVFTYQGGIYLRWLGNTVFYVVLGAGGATLLSALAGYGLAKFPFPGRKAVFAVILGAVAVPPTALAVPTFLLFAKMGITDTVWAVIIPSLMIPFSLYLMWVFATDTVPDEILESARVDGAGEFRIFFRLAVPLLSPGLVTALLFNVVVTWNNLFLPLIMLKDRNLYPITMGIYTWNQQSQTVGGDVVFHLVITGSLLAIVPLIAAFLLLQRYWQSGLAVGSVKQ; this comes from the coding sequence ATGGTCGCCGCACCCACGATCCGCCCGGCGGCGCGCCGGCAACCGCGACCGGCAGCGGTCCGCATCCGCAAGCCGAAGAGCTGGACGCTGACCGCGCTCACCACGGTGATGCTGCTCTACACGCTGCTGCCGCTGGCCTGGCTGGTGATCAGCGCCAGCAAGACCCAGGAGGGGCTGCTCAGTACGTTCGGGCTCTGGTTCGGCGGGGACTTCGCGCTGTTCCACAACATCGGCGAGGTCTTCACCTACCAGGGCGGCATCTACCTGCGGTGGCTCGGCAACACGGTGTTCTACGTGGTGCTCGGCGCCGGCGGGGCCACCCTGCTCAGCGCGCTCGCCGGGTACGGCCTGGCGAAGTTCCCGTTCCCCGGCCGCAAGGCGGTCTTCGCGGTGATCCTCGGCGCGGTCGCGGTGCCGCCCACCGCGCTGGCCGTGCCGACCTTCCTGCTGTTCGCGAAGATGGGGATCACCGACACGGTCTGGGCGGTGATCATCCCGTCCCTGATGATCCCGTTCAGCCTCTACCTGATGTGGGTGTTCGCCACCGACACGGTGCCGGACGAGATCCTCGAGTCGGCCCGGGTGGACGGTGCCGGCGAGTTCCGGATCTTCTTCAGGCTCGCCGTGCCGCTGCTCTCCCCGGGCCTGGTCACCGCGCTGCTCTTCAACGTGGTGGTGACCTGGAACAACCTCTTCCTTCCGCTGATCATGCTGAAGGACCGGAACCTCTACCCGATCACGATGGGCATCTACACCTGGAACCAGCAGTCCCAGACGGTCGGCGGCGACGTCGTCTTCCACCTGGTGATCACCGGCTCGCTGCTGGCCATCGTCCCGCTCATCGCCGCGTTTCTGCTGCTCCAGCGCTACTGGCAGTCCGGTCTGGCTGTCGGCAGCGTCAAACAATGA
- a CDS encoding carbohydrate ABC transporter permease, which translates to MTRRSWIGWQFVAPFLAVFALVFLAPIAYSIHLSLYRTKLIGGTGFVGLENYTKAFEDPQFWSAVGRVSLFLVVQVPIMLVLALLVALAIDSGRLYGASFFRIAIFLPYAVPAVVATLMWGFMYGTQFGLIRYVNDWFGTTLPDPLAPDLVLAAIGNITTWEFVGYNMIILYAALRVVDPSLYEAAAIDGAGQLRIIRAIKLPALRGPLLITTMFSIIGTFQLFTEPVVLRTIAPNAILTYFTPNYYAWQLSVGGQQFNYSATVAVVMGLLTMLVAYVVQARAVRKAG; encoded by the coding sequence GTGACCCGGCGGTCCTGGATCGGCTGGCAGTTCGTTGCCCCGTTCCTGGCGGTGTTCGCGCTGGTCTTCCTCGCGCCGATCGCCTATTCGATCCATCTCAGCCTCTACCGCACCAAGCTGATCGGCGGCACCGGCTTCGTCGGGCTGGAGAACTACACCAAGGCCTTCGAGGATCCGCAGTTCTGGTCGGCGGTCGGCCGGGTCAGCCTGTTCCTGGTGGTCCAGGTCCCGATCATGCTGGTCCTGGCGCTGCTGGTGGCGCTCGCGATCGACAGCGGGCGGCTCTACGGGGCGTCCTTCTTCCGCATCGCGATCTTCCTGCCCTACGCGGTGCCGGCCGTGGTGGCCACGCTGATGTGGGGCTTCATGTACGGCACCCAGTTCGGCCTGATCCGCTACGTCAACGACTGGTTCGGTACGACGTTGCCCGACCCGCTCGCCCCGGACCTGGTGCTGGCCGCCATCGGCAACATCACCACCTGGGAGTTCGTCGGCTACAACATGATCATCCTGTACGCCGCGCTGCGCGTGGTCGACCCCTCGCTCTACGAGGCGGCGGCGATCGACGGCGCCGGCCAGCTCCGGATCATCCGGGCGATCAAGCTGCCCGCCCTGCGCGGCCCGCTGCTGATCACCACGATGTTCTCGATCATCGGCACCTTCCAGCTCTTCACCGAGCCGGTGGTGCTGCGGACCATCGCCCCGAACGCGATCCTCACCTACTTCACCCCGAACTACTACGCCTGGCAGCTCTCCGTCGGCGGCCAGCAGTTCAACTACTCGGCCACGGTCGCCGTGGTGATGGGCCTGCTCACCATGCTCGTCGCCTACGTCGTGCAGGCGCGTGCCGTACGAAAGGCGGGGTGA
- a CDS encoding LacI family DNA-binding transcriptional regulator, translating to MADVAKLAGVSSQTVSRVANGQSGVVEATREQVLAAMRELGYRPNSAARSLRYGRFNTLGVILFGLSSTGNSRTVEAIATQAAAEGYAITLIPVGVPTQDNVLGAFTRMGELAVDGVIVILEVHLLDVATVALPPGVHVVVVDSDAGERYPVVDTDQADGTRQAVRHLLDLGHPTVWHIAGPAESYSAQRRAQAWRRVLEEAGRPVPEIGRGDWSAESGYQAGLALPAECSAVFVANDQMALGVLRALTERGRRVPEEVSVVGFDDIADASSYLPPLTTVHQDFAEVGRRCVQALLAQIGTGSAAPGTDLVPTHLVVRGSTGPYQRG from the coding sequence ATGGCCGACGTGGCCAAACTGGCCGGCGTCTCCTCGCAGACCGTCTCCCGGGTGGCGAACGGGCAGTCCGGCGTCGTCGAGGCCACCCGCGAGCAGGTGCTGGCCGCCATGCGCGAACTGGGTTACCGGCCGAACAGCGCGGCCCGCTCGCTGCGGTACGGGCGCTTCAACACGCTCGGGGTGATCCTCTTCGGACTCTCGTCGACCGGCAACAGCCGCACCGTCGAGGCGATCGCCACCCAGGCCGCCGCCGAGGGCTACGCGATCACGCTGATCCCGGTCGGGGTGCCCACCCAGGACAACGTGCTGGGCGCCTTCACCAGGATGGGCGAACTCGCCGTCGACGGCGTCATCGTCATCCTCGAGGTGCACCTGCTGGACGTGGCCACCGTCGCCCTGCCACCCGGCGTGCACGTGGTGGTCGTCGACTCGGATGCGGGAGAGCGTTATCCCGTCGTCGACACCGACCAGGCCGACGGCACCCGGCAAGCCGTCCGGCACCTGCTCGACCTGGGCCACCCCACCGTCTGGCACATCGCCGGGCCGGCCGAGTCGTACTCCGCGCAACGCCGCGCCCAGGCCTGGCGCCGGGTGCTGGAGGAGGCCGGCCGCCCGGTCCCGGAGATCGGCCGGGGCGACTGGTCGGCGGAGAGCGGCTACCAGGCGGGCCTGGCCCTGCCGGCCGAGTGCAGCGCGGTCTTCGTGGCCAACGACCAGATGGCGCTCGGGGTGCTCCGGGCGCTGACCGAGCGCGGACGGCGGGTGCCGGAAGAGGTCAGCGTGGTCGGCTTCGACGACATCGCGGACGCGTCGTCGTACCTGCCGCCGCTGACCACGGTGCACCAGGACTTCGCCGAGGTGGGACGGCGGTGCGTGCAGGCGCTGCTGGCCCAGATCGGCACCGGCTCGGCGGCGCCGGGCACCGACCTGGTGCCGACGCATCTGGTGGTGCGGGGTAGCACCGGGCCCTATCAGCGGGGATAG
- a CDS encoding spore germination protein GerW family protein produces MDGATLLDKARAATDGAMVSRVFGEPVERDGIVLLPVARVSAGGGGGAGSGGTTESEAVSAPAQGEGSGGGYGLTAKPAGVFIIKNGDVCWKPAVDVNKIVLGGQAVAIVALLVVRSVLRRHMKRRR; encoded by the coding sequence ATGGACGGCGCGACTCTGCTGGACAAGGCCCGTGCGGCGACGGACGGTGCGATGGTGAGCCGGGTCTTCGGGGAGCCGGTGGAGCGGGACGGCATCGTCCTGCTGCCGGTCGCCCGGGTGAGTGCGGGTGGTGGTGGCGGGGCCGGCAGCGGCGGCACCACGGAGTCCGAGGCGGTCAGCGCACCGGCGCAGGGCGAGGGCAGCGGCGGGGGTTACGGGTTGACCGCCAAGCCGGCCGGGGTCTTCATCATCAAGAACGGCGACGTCTGCTGGAAACCGGCGGTCGACGTCAACAAGATCGTGCTGGGTGGGCAGGCGGTCGCGATCGTCGCGCTGCTGGTGGTGCGTTCGGTGCTCCGCCGCCACATGAAGCGGCGCCGCTGA
- a CDS encoding ATP-binding cassette domain-containing protein, whose protein sequence is MSTYESWPTRFEAELVRLGVPEPRARRLTEDTAAQAAEHAADPAGLFGPAHLYARHLVAELSAPVGPEPPRFATAGPVLLRLAGVGKRYRRRTVFQDVDLTVRGGQVAAIVGANGCGKSTLLRICAGLTRPDAGTVHRTRRVGYVPQDGGTAGWLTADEHFALFGAAAGVVPRRARSTGAHLAAKLAWRPDPGQRAQQLSGGTRQKLNLVLGELHGPDLLLLDEPYQGFDQGTYLDFWRQVHAWRDAGRAVVVVTHLLHDLGNVDHVLDLGER, encoded by the coding sequence TTGAGTACGTATGAGAGCTGGCCCACCCGTTTCGAGGCCGAGCTGGTGCGCCTCGGTGTGCCGGAACCGCGCGCCCGCCGCCTTACCGAGGACACCGCCGCCCAGGCCGCCGAGCACGCCGCCGACCCGGCCGGCCTCTTCGGCCCCGCGCACCTCTATGCCCGCCACCTGGTCGCCGAGCTGTCCGCCCCGGTCGGGCCGGAGCCGCCCCGCTTCGCGACGGCCGGCCCGGTCCTGCTGCGGCTGGCCGGGGTGGGGAAGCGATATCGCCGCCGGACCGTCTTCCAGGACGTCGATCTGACGGTACGCGGTGGGCAGGTCGCCGCCATCGTCGGCGCCAACGGCTGCGGCAAGTCCACGCTGCTCCGGATCTGCGCCGGCCTGACCCGTCCCGACGCGGGCACGGTGCACCGCACCCGCCGGGTCGGTTACGTCCCGCAGGACGGCGGCACCGCCGGCTGGCTGACCGCCGACGAGCACTTCGCCCTGTTCGGCGCGGCGGCCGGCGTGGTCCCGCGCCGCGCCCGCTCGACCGGCGCCCACCTGGCCGCCAAGCTGGCCTGGCGCCCGGATCCGGGGCAGCGCGCCCAGCAGCTCTCCGGCGGCACCCGGCAGAAGCTGAACCTGGTGCTCGGCGAGCTGCACGGCCCCGACCTGCTCCTGCTCGACGAGCCCTACCAGGGTTTCGACCAGGGCACCTACCTGGACTTCTGGCGCCAGGTGCACGCCTGGCGCGACGCCGGCCGCGCCGTCGTGGTGGTCACCCACCTGCTGCACGACCTGGGCAACGTCGACCACGTCCTGGACCTGGGGGAACGATGA
- a CDS encoding PadR family transcriptional regulator — MMPKPWLHGFLDLCLLAMLRERADYGYGLAQRLAAAGVADVPGGTLYPALLRLEEQGLAVPRWAPSESGPRRKYYEITPAGADVLAAQARQWAGFRDGVDILLAAAQPASVAVAGAAPDPLPAPPEETR; from the coding sequence ATGATGCCCAAGCCGTGGCTGCACGGCTTCCTCGACCTGTGCCTGCTCGCCATGCTGCGCGAGCGCGCCGACTACGGTTACGGCCTGGCGCAGCGCCTGGCCGCAGCCGGGGTCGCCGACGTGCCCGGCGGCACCCTCTATCCTGCGCTTCTGCGGCTCGAGGAGCAGGGACTCGCGGTTCCCCGGTGGGCGCCGTCCGAGTCCGGCCCGCGCCGGAAGTACTACGAGATCACCCCGGCCGGCGCCGACGTCCTGGCCGCTCAGGCGCGTCAGTGGGCCGGATTCCGGGACGGCGTCGACATCCTGCTCGCGGCGGCACAGCCCGCTTCGGTCGCGGTCGCCGGCGCGGCTCCGGATCCGCTGCCGGCTCCGCCGGAGGAGACACGTTGA
- a CDS encoding SigE family RNA polymerase sigma factor, with amino-acid sequence MTFEQFAMARLPSLLRYAVVLTGDRHLAQDVVQEVLARAHVRWRRISEADSPEAYVRRMVLNEYLSWRRSWSVRNLHLAGERLVEIDDARGGVHDHADRIAETDALWHRLATLGRKQRAVLVLRYYEQLDDESIADLLNCSPATVRSQASKALKTLRLESEREILIPVEEKS; translated from the coding sequence GTGACCTTCGAGCAATTCGCGATGGCCCGACTGCCCAGCCTGCTGCGCTACGCGGTCGTCCTCACCGGCGACCGGCACTTGGCGCAGGATGTCGTGCAGGAGGTGCTGGCCCGGGCCCATGTCCGGTGGCGGCGGATCAGTGAGGCGGACTCTCCGGAGGCGTACGTCCGGCGGATGGTGCTCAACGAGTACCTCTCCTGGCGGCGCTCCTGGTCGGTGCGCAACCTGCATCTCGCCGGCGAGCGCCTGGTCGAGATCGACGATGCCCGCGGCGGGGTGCACGACCACGCCGACCGGATCGCCGAGACCGACGCGCTGTGGCACCGCCTGGCAACACTCGGGCGCAAGCAACGAGCCGTGCTCGTACTCCGCTACTACGAGCAACTCGACGACGAATCCATCGCGGACCTGCTCAACTGCTCCCCGGCGACGGTGCGCAGCCAGGCCTCGAAGGCACTGAAAACGCTCCGGCTCGAGTCGGAGCGAGAGATCCTGATCCCCGTCGAGGAGAAGTCGTGA
- a CDS encoding amidoligase family protein encodes MTRLRRRTGFEIELMAPPGASRRSLAMDLAGRCGGSVRPVWHSDSEPSLVPGLGRFLHLTQGFEVRRPDGALLCTLVDDITLLAGLDPKAPPLPGWFRVLTDDARLLRLLSRHSDPAGTIDAALKPAAELWGSRVQRIGDVYRLDDAANVTIALAAPLGGERERPCEIITPPLTGDIEGSLDELLTPARELGFTVPYEAAVHLHVDGAPFRAPHALANLVRLFAHWREPLREVLRTNPACRRLAPLPGPLVDAVAEDPTYDDLRAAATAGELTKYFDVNLTQLLTDTPIRDTVEIRILPGAIEAGPIVDRAALVELLLERCLDPHPIPPGGDVDMLLELAAEALAGRD; translated from the coding sequence GTGACCAGGTTGCGCCGGCGGACCGGCTTCGAGATCGAGTTGATGGCCCCTCCCGGAGCCAGCCGGCGCAGCCTCGCCATGGACCTGGCCGGACGCTGCGGGGGCAGCGTCCGGCCGGTGTGGCACTCCGACAGTGAACCGTCCCTGGTCCCCGGGCTGGGGCGGTTCCTGCACCTGACGCAGGGTTTCGAGGTGCGCCGCCCGGATGGCGCGCTGCTCTGCACCCTGGTCGACGACATCACCCTGCTCGCCGGCCTGGACCCGAAAGCGCCGCCGCTGCCCGGCTGGTTCCGCGTGCTGACCGACGACGCGCGGCTGCTGCGCCTGCTCTCCCGGCACAGCGACCCGGCCGGCACGATCGACGCCGCGCTCAAGCCGGCCGCCGAGCTCTGGGGCAGCCGGGTCCAGCGGATCGGCGACGTCTACCGGCTGGACGACGCGGCGAACGTCACGATCGCGCTGGCCGCCCCGCTCGGCGGGGAGCGGGAACGGCCGTGCGAGATCATCACGCCGCCGCTGACCGGCGACATCGAGGGATCGCTTGACGAACTGCTCACCCCGGCGCGCGAGCTCGGGTTCACCGTCCCTTACGAGGCCGCGGTGCACCTCCATGTGGACGGTGCGCCCTTCCGGGCGCCGCACGCCCTGGCCAACCTGGTCCGGCTCTTCGCGCACTGGCGCGAGCCGCTGCGGGAGGTGCTGCGCACCAACCCGGCCTGCCGCAGGTTGGCGCCGCTGCCCGGACCGCTGGTGGACGCGGTGGCCGAGGATCCGACGTACGACGATCTGCGCGCCGCCGCGACCGCGGGTGAGCTGACGAAGTACTTCGACGTGAACCTGACCCAGCTGCTCACCGACACCCCGATCCGGGACACCGTGGAGATCCGCATCCTCCCCGGCGCCATCGAGGCCGGCCCGATCGTCGACCGGGCGGCTCTGGTCGAGCTGCTGCTGGAGCGCTGCCTGGACCCCCACCCGATCCCTCCCGGCGGTGACGTGGACATGTTGCTGGAGCTGGCAGCGGAGGCGCTGGCCGGCCGCGACTGA
- a CDS encoding helix-turn-helix domain-containing protein, with amino-acid sequence MQTVNDALRTWRTRRRVSQLELAARAGTTQRYLSFIESGRSLPGRSMIIRLAESLEVPIRERNDLLLAAGFAPAYPESDPASSRLAPVRVALERILHGHLPYPAVIVDRSGDLLSANAGFDLIMEGVAEHLLTPPVNVPRLLLHPEGLAPRIVNLDEWAWHVIDRVQADCMRNPTDRLVQLSLELVDLAPPMPDELSPSYLGLAVPLRLRLGDRDLRLITTLTHFGTATDVTLAELHLEAFLPEDEVTAAALTELYDLRSSHAPR; translated from the coding sequence GTGCAAACGGTGAATGACGCGCTGCGGACCTGGCGGACCAGGCGCCGGGTGAGCCAGCTGGAGCTGGCCGCCCGGGCCGGCACCACGCAGCGCTACCTCAGCTTCATCGAGAGCGGCCGCTCCCTCCCCGGCCGCTCGATGATCATTAGGCTGGCCGAGTCGCTCGAGGTGCCGATCCGGGAGCGAAATGACCTGCTGCTGGCGGCCGGCTTCGCCCCTGCCTATCCGGAGAGCGATCCGGCCTCGTCCCGGCTCGCTCCGGTGCGGGTCGCCCTGGAGCGCATCCTGCACGGCCACCTGCCTTATCCCGCGGTGATCGTCGACCGCAGCGGCGACCTGCTCTCCGCCAACGCCGGCTTCGACCTGATCATGGAGGGAGTCGCCGAGCACCTGCTCACCCCGCCGGTCAACGTGCCGCGGCTCCTGCTCCACCCCGAGGGCCTCGCCCCGCGCATCGTCAACCTGGACGAGTGGGCCTGGCACGTGATCGACCGGGTCCAGGCCGATTGCATGCGCAACCCGACCGACCGGCTCGTCCAGCTCTCCCTGGAGCTCGTCGACCTGGCCCCGCCGATGCCGGACGAGCTCTCGCCGAGCTATCTGGGTCTGGCCGTCCCGCTCCGGCTGCGACTCGGCGACCGCGATTTGCGCCTGATCACGACGCTGACCCATTTCGGCACCGCCACCGACGTCACCCTCGCCGAGCTGCATCTGGAGGCCTTTCTCCCGGAGGACGAGGTAACCGCCGCTGCCCTCACCGAGCTGTATGACCTCAGGAGTTCCCATGCGCCGCGATGA
- a CDS encoding arabinan endo-1,5-alpha-L-arabinosidase → MRSRVRKLLLAGVTGVVAVAASVYGLTTADAATYPHPGVVTGSTAAHDPTIVKKPGGGYLLAATGDGITLKTSTDRTRFADAGKAFPNGTPWANAYTGGSATLWAPDISHRGGRYVMYYAASAFGSSKSAIFMATSTTGAAGTWTDRGKVIESTATSGWNAIDPNLTVTPSGEWWLTFGSFWSGIKMVKLNPSTGKRADSTIRNIAERFVNSKSVEAPHIFYRNGYYYLFMAFDLCCKGASSTYRTMVARSTSITGPYKDRAGTLTTAGGGTEILASHDGIYGPGHPAVFTDSDADVLVYHYYTSAGDAKLGINLLSWSSSGWPTVY, encoded by the coding sequence ATGAGATCCCGCGTGCGCAAGCTGCTGCTCGCCGGTGTCACCGGCGTCGTCGCGGTCGCAGCCAGCGTTTACGGCCTGACCACGGCCGACGCCGCGACCTATCCCCACCCGGGCGTGGTCACCGGCTCGACCGCGGCGCACGACCCGACGATCGTGAAGAAGCCCGGTGGCGGCTACCTCCTGGCCGCCACCGGCGACGGCATCACGCTGAAGACCTCGACCGACCGGACGCGGTTCGCCGACGCCGGCAAGGCCTTCCCGAACGGCACCCCGTGGGCCAACGCCTACACCGGCGGCAGCGCCACGCTGTGGGCGCCGGACATCTCGCACCGTGGCGGGAGATACGTCATGTATTACGCCGCGTCCGCCTTCGGCTCCAGCAAGTCGGCGATCTTCATGGCGACGAGCACCACCGGCGCGGCCGGCACCTGGACCGATCGCGGCAAGGTGATCGAGTCGACGGCCACCAGCGGCTGGAACGCGATCGACCCGAACCTGACCGTCACGCCGTCGGGGGAGTGGTGGCTGACCTTCGGCTCCTTCTGGTCCGGGATCAAGATGGTCAAGCTCAACCCGTCGACCGGCAAGCGGGCCGACAGCACCATCCGCAACATCGCCGAGCGGTTCGTGAACAGCAAGTCGGTCGAGGCGCCGCACATCTTCTACCGCAACGGGTACTACTACCTCTTCATGGCCTTCGACCTGTGCTGCAAGGGCGCGTCCAGCACATACCGCACGATGGTGGCCCGGTCGACGTCGATCACCGGTCCCTACAAGGACCGGGCCGGCACCCTGACCACGGCCGGCGGCGGCACCGAGATCCTGGCGTCGCACGACGGCATCTACGGCCCCGGCCACCCGGCGGTCTTCACCGACAGCGACGCGGATGTGCTCGTCTACCACTACTACACCTCCGCGGGCGATGCGAAGCTCGGTATCAATCTGCTGTCCTGGAGTTCCTCGGGCTGGCCGACCGTCTATTGA